In the Leptotrichia sp. oral taxon 223 genome, TTGGATTTAAGGTCATAGGTACGTTCCTTGATTTCTTCCGAAAGCGTGCCATCTTCCTTTTGAATGCGTACCTCACGACGGAGTGCGGAGAATTTCAGCTCTCCAAAGGTCGCTTCCTTTTCTAAAACAATACCGTTTGCTAATCTCATTTCTTTTCCTCACTTTCTATGCTTTTATCATGTCGTCTGCTTCCAAAATATAATTGGTAAAACCTCGTGTGCCGATTTTGTATCCCTCTGCTTTGATACGGGGATTGATGAGCTTTACTTTTTCCTCAAAGGCAAAGTTCTTTTCGCCTGCTTCTGCCGGAAGTGTTACCACAATATCGTCTGCTCTCTGCACATCGGAATAGAGGTTATAGCTTCTTGATAAAACGGTAAGCTGTCCGTTGATTCTTCTTTGTATGACCTTATCCTCACCGGCAAACTCCAAGTTTCCAAAAGTCTTTTCCATGTTGGGAATAACATATTTTAGTTCCATATTTTTCGTCCTTTCTGTGATATATTGATTTTTATATTTTCAGTGTGCCTGTCGTGGGAGAACGGCATTTCTTTTCATGAGGTTTTCTTGTCATCATTATCACGACCTTTCAAATTGAGTAAAAAAATAGACACCTCATATT is a window encoding:
- a CDS encoding YdcP family protein → MELKYVIPNMEKTFGNLEFAGEDKVIQRRINGQLTVLSRSYNLYSDVQRADDIVVTLPAEAGEKNFAFEEKVKLINPRIKAEGYKIGTRGFTNYILEADDMIKA